From Denitrovibrio acetiphilus DSM 12809, the proteins below share one genomic window:
- a CDS encoding EscU/YscU/HrcU family type III secretion system export apparatus switch protein, translating to MKFTRKKAAAIRYDKDIDKVPKLVAKGQGLIADKIIAKAKEHDVHITEDKDLVEALSTLDLYEEIPEELYKVVAYLLAELYKINGKLKNS from the coding sequence TTGAAATTTACCCGAAAGAAAGCTGCGGCTATAAGATACGATAAGGATATTGATAAAGTTCCTAAGCTGGTTGCCAAAGGGCAAGGGTTGATAGCGGATAAAATTATCGCCAAGGCAAAAGAACACGACGTCCACATTACTGAGGACAAAGACCTGGTCGAAGCTCTTTCAACACTTGACCTTTATGAGGAAATTCCTGAAGAGCTTTATAAAGTCGTAGCCTATCTTCTGGCGGAACTATACAAAATCAACGGTAAGCTGAAAAACAGCTGA
- a CDS encoding response regulator, which yields MKKKILIIDDEEHIRAHYTALLTEKGFEVSSAVDGTSGVATFKEGEFDLVLLDVNMPDKSGLEVLKEIKFIKDTQVVFLLTAFDEYKRNFASLYAEEYFTKDKKIDILLRRIAEHLEEE from the coding sequence ATGAAAAAGAAGATACTTATTATTGATGATGAAGAGCATATCAGGGCGCACTACACTGCATTGCTTACAGAGAAGGGCTTCGAGGTTAGTTCCGCTGTAGACGGCACAAGCGGTGTCGCAACTTTTAAAGAAGGCGAGTTTGATCTTGTGCTTCTGGATGTCAACATGCCTGATAAATCAGGGCTTGAGGTTTTGAAAGAGATAAAATTTATCAAGGATACTCAGGTTGTGTTTCTGCTGACAGCCTTTGACGAATATAAGCGTAATTTCGCTTCTCTTTATGCCGAAGAATACTTTACAAAAGATAAGAAGATAGACATTCTTCTCCGCAGGATAGCAGAGCATCTGGAAGAAGAGTAA
- the ppdK gene encoding pyruvate, phosphate dikinase, whose amino-acid sequence MGAKWVYFFGKDRTEGDGKNKNLLGGKGAGLAEMTSIGIPVPPGFTITTEACIEFYKNDKKYPEGLWDQAKAALATLEEAMGKKFGDIENPLLVSVRSGARVSMPGMMDTILNLGLTDETVKGLEKSSGNARFAYDSYRRFIQMFSDVVLGIPHHKFEHILSDMKKAKNVDEDTKLSPEDMKDLAAKYKDLVSRELGTPFPQDPMLQLEYAVNAVFDSWNNQRAKTYRKINKMSDDWGTAVNVQSMVFGNMGDDCGTGVAFTRDPSTGEKVFFGEYLVNAQGEDVVAGIRTPEPIARLEKDMPESFKQLEEVYQKLEKHYKDVQDIEFTIEKGVLYMLQTRTGKRTAKAAVKIAYDMFAEGLIDKKTAVLRVEPNQIDQLLHPMIDTSITYDILAKGLPASPGAAVGKAVFCAEDAEAAAVVGEAVILVRAETSPEDIGGMHAAKGILTATGGMTSHAAVVARGMGKCCVAGCGAIKIDEKAKKFSVGSKTINEGDIITINGSTGEVINGAAKLIEPELSGEFAEILNWADEFRTLGVRANADTPADARIARDFGSEGIGLCRTEHMFFDGDRIDAVREMILAENEDGRRRALKKIKPYQKEDFIGLFEAMDGLPVTVRLLDPPLHEFIPHTDEEVKRVADGSGLSVEQLKAKAVELHEFNPMLGHRGCRLGVTYPEVYEMQVYAIMEAACELKKAGKDVQPEIMIPLVGHVKELKELEEMTRAVASEVIAAAGVELEYLVGTMIELPRAALTADEVAECAEFFSFGTNDLTQTTLGLSRDDSGKFLPLYIEKGIYKEDPFVSIDESGVGQLVEMGVQKGRSTRPGLKTGICGEHGGDPASIFFCQKAGLNYVSCSPFRVPVARLAAAHAALKA is encoded by the coding sequence ATGGGCGCCAAATGGGTGTATTTCTTTGGCAAAGACCGCACGGAAGGTGACGGTAAGAACAAAAATCTTCTCGGGGGCAAGGGAGCAGGACTTGCAGAGATGACAAGTATAGGTATACCTGTCCCTCCAGGCTTCACCATAACAACTGAAGCCTGTATCGAGTTCTACAAAAATGACAAAAAGTATCCCGAAGGTCTTTGGGATCAGGCAAAAGCAGCTCTTGCCACTCTTGAAGAGGCTATGGGCAAAAAGTTCGGGGATATCGAAAATCCTCTTCTTGTTTCAGTGCGTTCCGGCGCAAGGGTTTCCATGCCGGGGATGATGGACACTATCCTAAACCTCGGTCTGACTGACGAAACAGTTAAAGGGCTTGAGAAGTCTTCCGGAAACGCAAGGTTTGCTTACGACAGCTACAGACGTTTCATCCAGATGTTTTCTGATGTTGTTCTCGGCATCCCTCATCACAAATTCGAACACATTCTTTCTGATATGAAAAAAGCAAAAAATGTTGACGAAGATACAAAGCTTTCTCCTGAGGATATGAAAGACCTCGCTGCTAAATACAAAGACCTCGTTTCAAGAGAACTGGGTACTCCGTTCCCGCAGGATCCAATGCTCCAGCTTGAGTATGCTGTTAACGCTGTGTTCGATTCATGGAACAATCAGAGGGCGAAAACATACAGAAAAATCAATAAAATGTCCGACGACTGGGGAACAGCTGTAAATGTTCAGTCAATGGTTTTCGGCAATATGGGTGACGACTGTGGTACTGGCGTAGCCTTTACCAGAGACCCTTCAACCGGCGAGAAAGTCTTCTTTGGCGAATATCTTGTAAATGCTCAAGGTGAAGATGTTGTGGCGGGTATCAGAACGCCCGAACCAATTGCAAGGCTTGAAAAGGACATGCCGGAGAGCTTCAAACAGCTCGAAGAAGTTTATCAGAAGCTTGAAAAACACTACAAAGATGTTCAGGATATTGAATTTACTATAGAGAAAGGCGTTCTTTATATGCTGCAGACCAGAACAGGTAAACGTACAGCAAAAGCAGCAGTGAAAATTGCTTATGACATGTTCGCAGAAGGGCTTATAGATAAGAAGACAGCGGTTCTTCGTGTTGAGCCGAACCAGATAGACCAGCTTCTGCATCCCATGATAGATACATCTATCACTTACGATATACTGGCAAAAGGTCTTCCTGCATCACCAGGTGCTGCTGTAGGGAAAGCTGTTTTCTGTGCTGAAGACGCAGAAGCCGCTGCTGTGGTAGGTGAAGCTGTTATACTTGTGCGTGCCGAGACATCTCCAGAGGATATCGGCGGTATGCATGCAGCGAAAGGTATTCTGACTGCTACAGGCGGTATGACAAGCCACGCTGCTGTGGTTGCAAGAGGTATGGGTAAGTGCTGTGTTGCAGGATGCGGTGCTATAAAGATTGATGAAAAAGCTAAGAAATTCTCTGTGGGTTCCAAAACAATTAACGAAGGCGATATTATCACTATTAACGGTTCCACAGGAGAGGTTATAAACGGTGCTGCGAAGCTTATAGAGCCAGAGCTTTCCGGAGAATTCGCAGAGATACTGAACTGGGCGGACGAGTTCAGAACACTCGGTGTCCGCGCCAATGCAGATACTCCTGCTGATGCCAGAATAGCAAGGGATTTTGGATCAGAAGGGATAGGACTTTGCCGTACTGAACACATGTTTTTTGACGGCGACCGTATTGATGCTGTACGTGAGATGATTCTCGCGGAAAACGAAGACGGGCGCAGAAGAGCACTCAAAAAGATCAAACCCTATCAGAAAGAAGATTTTATAGGGCTTTTCGAAGCTATGGACGGTCTCCCTGTTACAGTCAGACTCCTTGACCCGCCGCTGCATGAGTTCATCCCTCACACAGACGAGGAAGTGAAACGTGTTGCTGATGGCTCCGGCCTTTCTGTTGAGCAGCTTAAGGCAAAGGCTGTTGAGCTTCATGAGTTCAACCCTATGCTCGGTCACAGAGGGTGCCGTCTGGGTGTGACATACCCTGAGGTTTATGAAATGCAGGTTTATGCCATTATGGAAGCTGCGTGTGAACTTAAAAAAGCAGGAAAGGATGTTCAGCCTGAAATCATGATACCGCTTGTTGGGCATGTGAAAGAGCTGAAAGAGTTGGAAGAAATGACAAGAGCTGTTGCCTCAGAAGTGATAGCGGCGGCAGGTGTTGAGCTGGAATATCTCGTGGGGACAATGATTGAACTCCCACGTGCTGCTCTAACAGCGGACGAAGTCGCTGAGTGTGCAGAATTTTTCTCTTTTGGTACAAATGACCTTACTCAGACAACTCTCGGACTTAGCCGTGATGACTCCGGTAAGTTTCTCCCTCTGTATATAGAAAAGGGTATATATAAAGAGGATCCATTTGTTTCCATAGACGAGTCCGGTGTCGGGCAGCTTGTGGAGATGGGTGTTCAGAAAGGGCGTTCCACACGTCCGGGGCTGAAAACAGGTATTTGCGGTGAACACGGCGGTGATCCTGCATCTATCTTTTTCTGCCAGAAAGCAGGGCTGAACTACGTAAGCTGTTCGCCTTTCAGGGTGCCTGTAGCAAGACTTGCTGCGGCGCACGCTGCATTAAAAGCATAA
- the tig gene encoding trigger factor, which produces MKVTVADGEKSQKILSVEIPADTYKGVFDAELAKVSKNIKIQGFREGKAPKEMVLKEKGHAVRVQALELVVNDSVKTAIEENDIRAMGQPEVKDVKFEDDDTPITFNVHVDVFPTFEITKYKGFEFTKEMNEVAEEDLDAVLQNLRERQAAFEPVEGDDAVIAMGDQAVMDFEGSMNGEVIPNATAKDFALEIGSGQFVPGFEEQCVGIKKGEKKDIVVTFPENYQEPSMAGQPVTFAITINEIKRKAIPELDDEFAKDVDEKYETLAQLKEDIKKDLELEAEEMAKDAVYNSMLDKFMEENPFDIPTVMVREQAMRLVEQQLRQYAMYGIDPAQMGIDKNALAEQNFPVAEKQVKSALIINEIGEIEKINPTEEDTEKSLDEYAERYGKTKDELKKELDQYGGMQSFQNTVFTNMVYDLLLKENKVEDKIITKAERDAKVAEAAKEAGKEA; this is translated from the coding sequence ATGAAAGTTACTGTAGCAGATGGGGAGAAATCTCAAAAAATACTCAGCGTTGAAATACCCGCAGATACTTATAAAGGCGTTTTCGATGCAGAGCTTGCAAAAGTTTCGAAAAATATAAAAATCCAGGGCTTCAGAGAAGGCAAAGCACCCAAAGAGATGGTTCTTAAAGAGAAAGGGCACGCTGTTCGTGTTCAGGCTCTTGAGCTTGTTGTTAACGACTCCGTTAAAACAGCTATCGAAGAGAACGACATCAGAGCTATGGGGCAGCCTGAAGTTAAAGATGTTAAATTCGAAGATGACGATACTCCAATAACTTTTAATGTACACGTAGATGTATTTCCTACTTTTGAAATAACAAAATATAAAGGCTTTGAGTTTACCAAAGAGATGAACGAAGTGGCAGAAGAAGACCTCGATGCTGTACTGCAGAATCTTCGTGAACGTCAGGCGGCATTTGAACCTGTTGAAGGTGACGATGCAGTGATTGCGATGGGCGATCAGGCTGTTATGGACTTCGAAGGTTCTATGAACGGCGAAGTTATTCCTAACGCCACTGCTAAGGATTTTGCACTTGAAATCGGTTCCGGTCAGTTTGTCCCCGGTTTCGAAGAGCAATGTGTAGGTATTAAAAAAGGCGAAAAGAAAGATATAGTCGTAACATTCCCTGAAAATTATCAGGAACCTTCTATGGCTGGTCAGCCGGTAACTTTCGCCATCACTATAAACGAAATCAAAAGAAAAGCGATACCTGAGCTTGATGATGAATTTGCAAAAGATGTTGATGAAAAATATGAAACTCTTGCGCAGCTCAAAGAAGATATCAAAAAAGACCTTGAGCTTGAAGCCGAAGAGATGGCTAAAGATGCAGTTTATAACAGCATGCTCGATAAATTTATGGAAGAGAACCCATTTGATATCCCGACTGTCATGGTTAGAGAGCAGGCAATGAGACTTGTAGAACAACAGCTTCGCCAGTATGCTATGTACGGCATAGACCCTGCACAAATGGGCATCGACAAAAACGCACTCGCTGAGCAGAATTTCCCTGTTGCTGAAAAACAGGTTAAAAGTGCTCTTATTATAAATGAAATCGGTGAGATCGAAAAGATCAATCCGACAGAAGAAGATACTGAAAAATCTCTGGACGAATATGCAGAGAGATATGGCAAAACAAAAGATGAGCTGAAGAAAGAGCTGGATCAGTACGGCGGTATGCAGTCATTCCAGAATACTGTGTTTACAAACATGGTTTACGATCTTCTCCTCAAAGAGAACAAAGTCGAAGACAAAATAATAACTAAAGCCGAAAGAGATGCCAAAGTGGCAGAGGCTGCTAAAGAGGCCGGCAAGGAAGCGTAA
- a CDS encoding aspartate aminotransferase family protein: MNDILQQYEQKFISSKLLFEKSKNFFPNGVCHDIRNYPPFPVVTEKCEDIYMYDTDGNKILDLWMGHYALLLGHGNPSQLKGAARGLQSGMHHGTLNTMQIEFAELMQGAVPELEQMRFCTSGTEATMYVTRVARAFTGRDVIVKAEGGWHGGNSVLSNGVVPPFVKRKNAPEGLKTVSVPYNNPEITMQTLNEYKGEIAAIIIEPMLGAGGGVLATGEYLASLRDYCDSTGTLLIFDEVVTGFRFRYGSIWPLLGVCPDLFTFGKATAGGMHIGAYGGRRDVMNTITTQRLFTGGGTYSANPLTMAVGIETLNALKGMDYAELNKAGEGMRTYLSEKSHLFKTPAVVTGYGSYFCLHFLKESPAELSPHTLLTTGDKKAEELFKAAMLVNNVFTMHSGGALSFKHLEKGTIDSIKQAYEKSFQMMGLL, from the coding sequence GTGAATGATATCCTACAGCAGTACGAACAGAAATTTATTTCTTCAAAACTGCTTTTTGAGAAATCAAAAAACTTTTTTCCTAATGGTGTCTGCCATGACATACGAAACTACCCGCCATTCCCTGTTGTCACTGAAAAGTGCGAAGACATCTATATGTACGACACAGACGGCAACAAAATCCTCGACCTCTGGATGGGACACTACGCCCTGCTTCTGGGGCACGGCAACCCTTCACAGCTTAAAGGAGCAGCAAGGGGGCTCCAGTCGGGAATGCATCACGGCACACTGAATACTATGCAGATAGAATTTGCCGAACTTATGCAGGGAGCAGTACCGGAACTTGAACAGATGCGTTTCTGCACGTCCGGTACAGAAGCCACTATGTATGTAACACGAGTAGCAAGAGCATTCACAGGAAGAGACGTGATTGTAAAAGCAGAGGGCGGCTGGCATGGGGGCAATTCTGTTCTCTCAAACGGTGTAGTTCCGCCTTTCGTAAAACGTAAAAATGCCCCTGAAGGGCTGAAAACCGTATCCGTTCCATACAACAACCCTGAAATAACAATGCAAACACTCAATGAATACAAGGGCGAAATCGCCGCTATTATCATTGAGCCCATGCTGGGAGCCGGAGGCGGAGTGCTCGCAACAGGCGAATATCTTGCCTCACTGCGTGATTACTGCGACTCTACGGGTACTCTTCTCATCTTTGATGAAGTTGTCACAGGTTTCCGTTTCAGATACGGCTCCATATGGCCCCTGCTTGGCGTCTGCCCCGATCTTTTTACTTTCGGCAAAGCAACGGCAGGAGGCATGCATATCGGTGCTTACGGTGGACGTAGAGACGTCATGAATACCATCACAACACAAAGACTCTTCACAGGCGGGGGAACATATTCAGCAAACCCTCTGACCATGGCTGTCGGCATTGAGACCCTGAATGCTTTGAAAGGGATGGATTATGCAGAGTTGAACAAAGCTGGTGAAGGGATGCGCACATATCTTTCTGAAAAATCCCATCTTTTTAAAACACCGGCAGTGGTTACAGGCTACGGCTCATACTTCTGTCTGCACTTTCTTAAAGAATCCCCTGCGGAGCTGTCACCACATACCCTTCTGACCACAGGTGACAAGAAAGCAGAGGAACTCTTTAAAGCCGCCATGCTCGTCAACAATGTATTCACAATGCACTCAGGCGGTGCACTATCCTTTAAGCATCTTGAAAAAGGGACGATAGATAGTATTAAGCAGGCATACGAAAAGAGCTTTCAGATGATGGGGCTTCTATAG
- the clpP gene encoding ATP-dependent Clp endopeptidase proteolytic subunit ClpP, which translates to MSYYVPYVIEQTGRGERSYDIYSRLLKDRIIFLGSQVESGIANSIVAQMLFLESDDPDKDIHLYINSPGGSVSDGLAIFDTMKYIKPDVSTICIGQAASMAAVLLAAGTKGKRYAVPNARVMIHQVMGGAQGQAADIEIQAKEILRIKKILNDILTDATGKSYEKIEKDSDRDYFMSAPEAKAYGIIDDVITNRA; encoded by the coding sequence ATGAGCTACTACGTACCGTACGTTATCGAGCAGACAGGCAGAGGCGAAAGGTCATATGATATATATTCCCGTCTTCTGAAAGACAGGATAATCTTTTTAGGCTCACAGGTTGAGAGCGGAATAGCAAACTCTATTGTTGCGCAGATGCTCTTTCTGGAGTCAGATGACCCCGACAAAGATATACATCTTTATATCAATTCTCCCGGTGGTTCTGTAAGTGACGGGCTTGCAATTTTCGATACTATGAAATACATCAAGCCGGATGTTTCTACTATATGTATCGGTCAGGCTGCCAGTATGGCCGCTGTTCTCCTTGCTGCCGGTACTAAAGGTAAAAGATATGCTGTACCGAATGCCAGAGTTATGATCCATCAGGTGATGGGTGGTGCTCAGGGGCAGGCTGCGGATATAGAAATTCAGGCAAAAGAAATTCTCCGCATTAAAAAAATATTAAACGACATACTCACTGATGCCACAGGAAAAAGCTATGAGAAGATAGAGAAGGATTCCGACAGGGATTACTTTATGTCTGCTCCTGAAGCTAAAGCATACGGCATTATAGACGATGTAATCACCAATAGAGCTTGA
- the clpX gene encoding ATP-dependent Clp protease ATP-binding subunit ClpX, with product MAKGKKETLSCSFCGKSQDEVKKLIAGPNVFICNECIELCNEILKEDIEELSGEEQVFNLLTPAEIKAKLDEYVIGQQAAKKILSVAVHNHYKRVLHGKKSEVELEKSNILLLGPTGTGKTLLARTLARILNVPFAIADATTLTEAGYVGEDVENVVLKLLQNADYDVERTQKGIIFIDEIDKISKRGDSPSITRDVSGEGVQQALLKIIEGTIANVPPQGGRKHPQQDYIQVDTSNILFIVGGAFDYLDEVIKKRVGKKSLGFSSATEEETKSELNRFELLCELQPTDLVKYGLIPEFVGRLPVAAALEDLDEEALVRILQEPKNSLLRQYEQMFKFDDVKLTFTNSALKSVAKKALNRKTGARGLRSILEESMMDVMYSIPSEEGIKECIINEDVVNEGAKPILMYENKKETA from the coding sequence ATGGCTAAAGGAAAAAAAGAGACGCTCTCCTGTTCTTTCTGCGGAAAGAGTCAGGACGAGGTAAAAAAACTTATCGCAGGACCAAACGTATTCATCTGTAATGAATGTATTGAACTCTGCAATGAAATACTTAAAGAAGACATTGAAGAACTTTCCGGTGAAGAGCAGGTATTTAATCTGCTGACACCTGCAGAAATAAAAGCGAAGCTTGACGAATACGTAATTGGTCAGCAAGCAGCTAAAAAGATACTTTCCGTTGCTGTACACAACCATTATAAACGTGTGCTCCACGGGAAAAAATCAGAAGTCGAACTCGAAAAGAGCAACATTCTTCTGCTTGGGCCAACTGGAACAGGTAAGACCCTTTTAGCCAGAACTCTCGCTAGAATTCTTAATGTGCCATTTGCCATAGCAGATGCAACAACACTCACAGAGGCAGGATATGTCGGTGAAGATGTTGAAAATGTTGTACTGAAGCTTCTTCAGAATGCGGATTATGATGTTGAACGTACCCAGAAAGGGATTATCTTTATCGATGAAATAGATAAGATCTCCAAACGCGGGGACTCTCCGTCTATCACACGTGATGTTTCCGGTGAAGGTGTTCAGCAGGCTCTGCTTAAGATCATCGAGGGTACCATTGCTAACGTTCCGCCGCAGGGTGGTCGTAAACATCCTCAGCAGGACTATATACAGGTTGATACATCAAATATCCTGTTTATTGTCGGCGGCGCTTTTGACTATCTGGATGAAGTGATCAAAAAGCGCGTCGGGAAGAAATCGCTTGGGTTTTCAAGTGCAACCGAAGAAGAGACTAAGAGCGAACTGAACAGGTTTGAACTTCTTTGTGAACTTCAGCCTACCGACCTCGTTAAATACGGTCTTATCCCTGAGTTTGTTGGTCGTCTCCCCGTTGCTGCGGCATTGGAAGATCTCGACGAGGAAGCTCTTGTACGCATACTTCAGGAACCTAAGAACAGTCTTCTCAGGCAGTATGAGCAGATGTTTAAATTTGATGATGTTAAACTCACATTTACTAACAGCGCTCTGAAATCTGTTGCTAAAAAGGCTCTCAACCGTAAAACAGGTGCAAGGGGTCTGCGCTCCATACTTGAAGAATCCATGATGGATGTTATGTACTCTATCCCTTCTGAAGAGGGGATCAAAGAGTGTATTATCAACGAGGATGTTGTCAACGAAGGCGCAAAACCCATACTTATGTATGAGAATAAAAAGGAAACTGCATAG
- a CDS encoding sensor histidine kinase has protein sequence MSSVAEDLYQLMEETLGCKLFGMHVMHGDRAVLEYGTQGECAQELDIPGSCFRIKIFPEHEITPNEKEIEHIRKIFNIFSGIYSDAAGRAFCGAEILETITSKKAIDEVMRQLINVLVTRGGFCRAGIMFLNEALLELRGVIYADGAGKISPNGFKNVKLTFETKNDLSDIMFYDRTDIVKADKNNGLESIKEYFCSEVMVTGLGIGDRPIGILLACKDHYSESDKEALLLYGNICSLSIEFSRTVKQLELTMADLSHLRKTAMNAENLVKMGRLSATVAHELKNPLVAIGGFTKRMEQTAVNPQTKNYIKIVQLEVHRLERIVGDILMYSRRVDLEISEFSLSSLVSEVIEFVRGCLCFSIIEVTVRVNPELKVHADRDRLRQVLMNLISNSVQEMTEGGELTVEASESERHVTLSVTDTGEGIPVDKREKIFEPFYTLKKTGTGLGLPLCKKIMAAHGGDIVVGDSGTGAGAVFTLILPKRG, from the coding sequence ATGAGCTCAGTTGCAGAAGATCTGTATCAGCTGATGGAGGAGACTCTCGGCTGTAAACTTTTTGGTATGCATGTTATGCACGGAGATCGGGCTGTACTGGAATACGGTACGCAGGGAGAATGTGCGCAGGAGCTGGACATCCCGGGCAGCTGTTTCAGGATAAAGATATTCCCTGAGCATGAAATAACTCCGAATGAAAAAGAGATTGAACATATCAGGAAGATATTTAACATATTTTCCGGGATTTATTCCGATGCCGCAGGGCGTGCCTTTTGTGGTGCTGAGATACTTGAGACTATCACAAGTAAAAAAGCAATCGACGAGGTTATGCGCCAGCTTATAAATGTTCTGGTGACAAGGGGCGGCTTCTGCCGTGCAGGCATAATGTTTCTGAATGAGGCTCTGCTGGAACTTCGAGGTGTTATTTACGCTGATGGTGCCGGGAAAATATCTCCAAACGGCTTTAAGAATGTTAAGCTGACATTTGAAACTAAAAATGATCTTTCGGACATAATGTTTTATGATCGGACAGATATAGTGAAGGCAGACAAAAATAACGGGCTCGAAAGCATTAAAGAATATTTCTGCAGCGAAGTGATGGTTACGGGACTTGGTATAGGCGACAGGCCTATAGGTATACTTCTCGCCTGCAAAGATCACTATAGTGAAAGTGATAAAGAGGCTCTGCTTCTCTATGGAAATATATGTTCTCTGTCGATAGAGTTCTCCCGTACTGTAAAACAGCTTGAGCTGACTATGGCTGACCTAAGCCACCTGAGAAAGACTGCTATGAATGCAGAAAATCTTGTTAAGATGGGCAGGCTTTCGGCAACAGTTGCCCACGAACTTAAGAATCCACTGGTGGCAATCGGCGGATTCACCAAAAGAATGGAGCAGACAGCGGTTAACCCGCAGACAAAAAACTATATAAAAATAGTTCAGCTGGAGGTTCACAGGCTGGAGCGTATCGTAGGAGATATCCTGATGTACTCCCGGAGAGTTGATCTGGAAATCAGTGAATTTTCCCTTAGTTCGCTTGTCTCGGAAGTGATAGAGTTTGTACGTGGATGCCTCTGCTTCAGCATCATAGAAGTCACTGTCAGAGTTAATCCGGAGCTTAAAGTGCATGCAGACAGAGATAGGCTAAGGCAGGTGCTTATGAACCTTATCTCAAACAGTGTTCAGGAGATGACAGAAGGGGGCGAACTGACAGTTGAGGCGTCAGAGAGCGAACGCCACGTTACTTTATCTGTTACTGATACAGGTGAAGGGATTCCTGTCGATAAACGTGAGAAAATATTTGAACCGTTCTACACTCTGAAGAAGACCGGGACGGGGCTTGGTCTGCCTCTATGCAAAAAGATTATGGCAGCTCACGGAGGAGATATTGTTGTTGGTGATTCAGGTACAGGTGCAGGTGCAGTGTTTACACTGATACTGCCTAAAAGAGGATAA
- a CDS encoding DUF72 domain-containing protein: MILFDNTPFHIGTAGYKFDDWTGPFYPKFTRNEEMLGHYSKEKGLKFLELTFTFYADPTEEITTNIAENSADDLMFSVRLPKRFLKNPSSIFDASRFKNGLDPIYQRVKAYFADFFFGFTPSRANLDHIAALRDRFSDKPFFVELANRGWYKEKYIEELKKLGVGIVVCDYPQGSGLAPYFVQAFERNAYFRLYGNSPKWTSHETRNLEYDYTERELKRIIKDASAMSAISDNVFISFCNSAQGYAPKNAMELSKMLRDKNCE, encoded by the coding sequence ATGATACTTTTTGACAACACACCTTTTCATATAGGGACTGCCGGTTACAAATTTGATGACTGGACAGGTCCTTTCTACCCTAAGTTCACCAGAAACGAAGAGATGCTCGGTCACTACAGCAAAGAAAAAGGGCTGAAGTTCCTTGAGCTCACATTCACTTTCTACGCAGACCCTACAGAAGAGATCACTACAAATATAGCAGAAAACTCTGCGGATGACCTCATGTTTTCTGTCCGGCTCCCGAAAAGATTTCTTAAGAACCCCTCTTCGATATTTGATGCCAGCAGATTCAAAAATGGTCTCGACCCTATATACCAAAGAGTAAAGGCTTACTTCGCTGATTTCTTTTTCGGCTTCACGCCTTCCCGTGCGAACCTTGACCACATAGCCGCTCTCCGTGACAGATTTTCTGACAAGCCATTCTTTGTGGAACTTGCAAACCGCGGCTGGTATAAAGAAAAATATATTGAAGAGCTCAAGAAACTTGGTGTCGGCATCGTTGTCTGCGATTACCCTCAGGGAAGCGGTCTTGCTCCTTATTTCGTGCAGGCATTCGAGCGCAACGCTTATTTCCGCCTTTACGGAAACAGTCCTAAATGGACATCACATGAAACAAGAAACCTGGAATATGACTATACCGAACGCGAGCTCAAACGAATAATAAAAGATGCAAGCGCTATGAGCGCAATCTCTGATAATGTTTTCATTTCCTTCTGCAACTCTGCACAGGGATATGCACCGAAAAACGCTATGGAACTTTCAAAAATGCTGAGGGACAAAAACTGTGAATGA